A single region of the Triticum dicoccoides isolate Atlit2015 ecotype Zavitan chromosome 2B, WEW_v2.0, whole genome shotgun sequence genome encodes:
- the LOC119360810 gene encoding uncharacterized protein LOC119360810, with product MSRQGVDEEEEDRKPVIKPGVHVKLKVRNTDGHTVYRTMRRTEQLQSLMDFYYASVPAVQRGTGRFLYDGDRLRGWQTPAELQMEDGDEVDFFTELLGGGGTSALPKAERSMASPLASDLRFVTLKVVDQEQRLVRRTIRMNAQLQIVMDACYDEAGDVVRGTGSFWFENVRLRGERTPASFKLRDGDAIDFETQIGGGIPA from the coding sequence ATGTCGCGGCAGGgcgtggacgaggaggaggaggatcggAAGCCGGTGATCAAGCCCGGCGTGCACGTGAAGCTCAAGGTGCGGAACACCGACGGCCACACCGTCTACCGCACCATGCGGCGGACCGAGCAGCTGCAGAGCCTCATGGACTTCTACTACGCCAGCGTGCCGGCGGTCCAGCGCGGCACGGGCCGGTTCCTGTACGACGGCGACCGGCTGCGCGGCTGGCAGACGCCGGCGGAGCTCCAGATGGAGGACGGCGACGAGGTGGACTTCTTCACCGAGCTGCTGGGCGGCGGCGGGACAAGCGCGCTCCCGAAAGCTGAGCGGAGCATGGCGTCCCCGTTGGCGTCGGATCTCCGGTTCGTCACGCTCAAGGTGGTCGACCAGGAGCAGCGCCTGGTCCGCCGCACCATCAGGATGAACGCCCAGCTCCAGATCGTCATGGATGCGTGCTACGACGAGGCGGGGGACGTCGTCAGAGGCACCGGCTCCTTCTGGTTCGAAAACGTTCGGCTGCGCGGCGAGCGCACGCCGGCGTCTTTCAAGCTGCGGGACGGGGACGCCATCGACTTTGAAACGCAGATTGGCGGCGGGATCCCCGCCTAG